In a genomic window of Myotis daubentonii chromosome X, mMyoDau2.1, whole genome shotgun sequence:
- the LOC132225178 gene encoding ras-related protein Rap-1b-like: protein MREYKLVVLGSGGIGKSAPTVQFVQGIFVEKYDPTIEDSYRKQVEVDAQQCMLEILDTAGTEQFTAMRDLYMKNGQGFALVYSITAQSTFNDLQDLREQILRVKDTDDVPMILVGNKCDLEDERVVGKEQGQNLARQWNNCAFLESSAKSKINVNEIFYDLVRQINRKTPGPGKARKKSSCQLL, encoded by the coding sequence ATGCGTGAGTATAAGCTAGTCGTTCTTGGCTCAGGAGGCATTGGAAAATCCGCTCCGACTGTACAGTTTGTTCAAGGaatttttgttgaaaaatatGATCCTACTATAGAAGACTCTTATAGAAAGCAAGTTGAAGTAGATGCACAGCAGTGTATGCTTGAAATCTTGGATACTGCAGGAACGGAACAATTTACAGCAATGAGGGATTTGTACATGAAAAATGGACAAGGCTTTGCATTAGTTTATTCCATCACAGCACAGTCCACATTTAATGATTTACAAGATCTGAGAGAACAGATTCTTCGAGTTAAAGACACTGATGATGTTCCAATGATTCTGGTTGGTAATAAGTGTGACTTGGAAGATGAAAGAGTTGTAGGAAAGGAACAAGGTCAAAATCTAGCAAGACAGTGGAACAACTGTGCATTCTTAGAATCCTCTGcaaaatcaaaaataaatgttaatgagaTCTTTTATGACCTAGTGCGGCAAATTAACAGAAAAACTCCAGGGCCTGGGAAGGCCCGCAAAAAGTCATCATGTCAACTGCTTTAA